A DNA window from uncultured Methanoregula sp. contains the following coding sequences:
- a CDS encoding RimK family alpha-L-glutamate ligase — translation MSRLGIFVDRKTLSNSEQLNALIRCRDVAENLGHHVEFLFPVDINKIKKMDALFIRARTDPMNVTYVAARMASFYNIPVIDDPQSIQICGDKINMYSHLIRRGVSLPKTVFLSKQDLNVECVTRLFDELGTPLILKEPSTSFSLRVEKVSDIAEFFRVAHRFNRLSDWIVVQQYIESKYDWRVGVLDGKLLYICKYTIPSVTFKIQASVNGHIVYCGVESVPPEAVPPHVIQLGIDAANAIGRGLYGVDIKNNNGDAYVIEVNDNPSIESGEDDCYPRVFEQIVSHLLPA, via the coding sequence ATGAGCAGGCTTGGCATCTTTGTTGACCGCAAGACGCTCTCGAACTCCGAGCAGCTCAATGCCTTAATCCGGTGCCGGGACGTTGCCGAGAACCTGGGCCATCACGTGGAATTCCTCTTTCCCGTGGACATCAACAAGATAAAAAAGATGGATGCCCTCTTCATCCGGGCCCGGACCGACCCGATGAACGTGACCTATGTGGCAGCCCGGATGGCAAGTTTTTACAATATCCCGGTCATCGACGACCCGCAGTCCATCCAGATCTGCGGGGACAAGATCAACATGTACTCGCACCTGATCCGACGGGGCGTCTCGCTCCCCAAAACGGTCTTCTTGTCCAAACAGGATCTCAACGTGGAGTGCGTCACCCGCCTGTTCGATGAACTCGGCACCCCCCTCATCCTCAAGGAACCCTCCACCTCGTTCTCGCTCCGGGTCGAGAAGGTCAGCGATATTGCTGAATTCTTCCGGGTTGCCCACCGGTTCAACCGGCTCTCGGACTGGATCGTGGTCCAGCAGTACATCGAGAGCAAATACGACTGGCGGGTCGGCGTCCTTGACGGGAAACTCCTCTATATCTGTAAATATACCATCCCCTCCGTTACGTTCAAGATCCAGGCTTCCGTGAACGGGCATATCGTCTACTGCGGGGTCGAGAGCGTGCCTCCCGAAGCAGTCCCCCCGCACGTGATCCAGCTCGGGATCGATGCCGCCAATGCCATAGGCCGGGGGCTCTATGGCGTTGATATCAAGAACAACAATGGCGATGCCTACGTGATCGAAGTGAACGACAACCCATCCATCGAGAGCGGGGAAGACGACTGCTACCCAAGGGTATTCGAGCAGATCGTCTCCCACCTGTTACCAGCGTGA
- a CDS encoding CBS domain-containing protein: MHIPTPEELRSRRETLGMKQTELAKRAGISQSMVARIEAGNVDPRVSTLNKIIAVLNSSEPRKIRAIQIMHTPVLSVQPEDPISRAVDIIEKNNISQLPVIERGVPVGCISESVIVKAIEQQRLHKSHQFSVRDFMETGFPTVPPDMDVETVINILQQNHAVLVVEGRLVRGVITKHDLISLIV; the protein is encoded by the coding sequence ATGCATATCCCAACTCCCGAAGAACTCCGCTCACGCCGTGAGACACTCGGCATGAAGCAGACCGAACTCGCAAAACGCGCAGGGATCAGCCAGTCCATGGTTGCCCGGATCGAGGCCGGCAACGTGGATCCCCGGGTCAGCACGCTCAACAAGATAATAGCAGTGCTCAACAGCTCCGAGCCGCGGAAGATCCGGGCAATCCAGATCATGCATACGCCTGTTCTTTCCGTGCAGCCGGAGGACCCGATAAGCCGGGCTGTCGATATCATCGAGAAGAACAATATCTCCCAGCTGCCGGTCATCGAGCGGGGGGTACCGGTCGGGTGCATCTCCGAATCGGTGATCGTCAAGGCCATCGAGCAGCAGCGGCTGCACAAATCCCACCAGTTCTCGGTCCGGGATTTCATGGAGACCGGTTTTCCTACCGTGCCTCCCGACATGGATGTAGAGACCGTGATCAACATCCTCCAGCAGAATCATGCCGTCCTGGTTGTGGAAGGCCGGCTCGTCCGGGGGGTCATCACCAAGCATGACCTGATCTCCCTCATTGTCTGA
- a CDS encoding glutamate-cysteine ligase family protein, whose product MTIGTEHEYSINDNRFRPLPVSDRILKSICGRFESEIPFGSVKLGKELQKTVLEFVPEDPATELLDLETRIQQGISKFYHIFPDQYQLLGLGMHPTLRLDETCVWDHDEGEYYEVYDRLFTIRQHGWLNIQALQINLSYDSERDLVRTHNRIRSLLPYLIAVTASSPMVEGHLTGSCDNRLIYYRENQKEIPQICNNILPREIRSVADYRTAQEEVYSALREHDAGILCEEWVNSSGLIIRFSRNCLEIKALDEQECIHSDMAVCAFVRSLVRCRDLSLDTDEGVLLDQIDQAIRKGTGELRPELENLYSTAWDNATADERRYLPVIEHRIRNGSLAELMTRRLSGEPDIVPLLAELSACLKGNRSWNG is encoded by the coding sequence ATGACCATCGGCACCGAGCACGAGTACTCGATCAACGACAACCGCTTCCGGCCCCTCCCGGTCTCGGACCGGATCCTCAAATCCATCTGCGGCCGGTTCGAGAGCGAGATCCCCTTTGGCTCTGTGAAACTCGGAAAGGAACTCCAGAAGACGGTACTCGAATTTGTTCCGGAGGATCCTGCCACGGAACTCCTGGACCTGGAAACCCGGATTCAGCAGGGCATCAGTAAATTCTATCATATTTTTCCGGATCAATACCAGCTCCTCGGTCTCGGCATGCACCCGACACTCAGGCTGGACGAGACATGTGTCTGGGACCATGACGAAGGCGAATACTACGAAGTCTATGACCGGCTCTTCACTATCCGCCAGCATGGCTGGCTGAACATCCAGGCCCTCCAGATCAATCTTTCGTATGATAGCGAGCGGGATCTGGTAAGAACCCACAACCGGATCCGCTCCCTCCTCCCGTACCTCATCGCGGTGACGGCATCCTCCCCTATGGTGGAAGGACACCTTACCGGCTCCTGCGACAACCGGCTCATCTATTACCGGGAGAACCAGAAGGAGATCCCGCAGATCTGCAACAACATCCTGCCCCGGGAGATCCGGAGTGTGGCCGATTATCGCACAGCACAGGAAGAGGTCTACTCCGCATTGCGGGAGCATGACGCAGGCATCCTCTGCGAGGAGTGGGTCAACTCCTCGGGGCTCATCATCCGGTTCTCCCGGAACTGCCTGGAGATAAAAGCCCTGGATGAGCAGGAATGCATTCATTCGGATATGGCAGTCTGCGCCTTTGTCCGATCCCTTGTCCGGTGCAGGGATCTCTCCCTTGATACGGACGAGGGAGTCCTGCTCGACCAAATTGATCAGGCCATCCGGAAGGGAACCGGGGAACTGAGGCCGGAGCTTGAGAACCTGTACTCCACAGCATGGGATAATGCAACCGCTGACGAGCGCCGGTACCTGCCCGTGATTGAACACAGGATCAGGAACGGTTCCCTGGCGGAACTCATGACCCGGAGATTATCCGGTGAGCCAGACATAGTCCCGCTGCTTGCTGAACTCTCTGCCTGCCTGAAAGGGAACCGCAGCTGGAATGGCTGA
- the tpiA gene encoding triose-phosphate isomerase: MTSPLVLVNLKTYKEGMGNRAHLIANEAQRVMQESGVTIGLAPSFIDLHPLAHHFAIPVYAQHVDGCEPGANTGHLTVEAIRTAGAAGSLVNHSERRLTIAEIESSVRGLAAAKLISVVCTNNEATSAGAAALGPNYVAIEPPELIGSGVSVSKANPDIIRKSVAAVRAVNPNVKVLTGAGIQSGECVKIAIDLGTDGVLLASSVVKSKEPGTVLRDLVSKL, from the coding sequence GCATGGGCAACCGGGCCCACCTGATAGCCAACGAAGCTCAGCGTGTTATGCAGGAGAGCGGGGTCACAATAGGCCTTGCCCCGTCCTTTATCGATCTTCATCCGCTTGCCCACCATTTCGCCATCCCGGTCTATGCCCAGCACGTTGACGGCTGCGAGCCGGGAGCAAACACCGGTCATCTCACAGTCGAAGCTATCCGGACTGCAGGAGCAGCCGGTTCGCTCGTCAACCATTCCGAGCGGCGCCTGACCATAGCCGAGATCGAATCCTCGGTCCGGGGACTTGCGGCGGCCAAGCTCATCTCGGTGGTCTGCACGAACAACGAGGCAACAAGCGCCGGTGCAGCGGCCCTTGGGCCGAACTATGTTGCCATCGAGCCGCCCGAACTCATCGGGAGCGGGGTCTCGGTCTCGAAAGCCAACCCGGATATTATCAGAAAATCCGTTGCTGCCGTCCGTGCAGTCAACCCGAATGTGAAAGTGCTCACGGGAGCCGGCATCCAGAGCGGGGAATGCGTGAAAATTGCCATTGATCTCGGGACCGACGGGGTCCTGCTCGCGTCAAGCGTGGTCAAATCCAAAGAGCCGGGAACCGTTCTCCGGGACCTGGTCTCAAAACTCTGA
- a CDS encoding YkgJ family cysteine cluster protein — MTDNWLLKAEEICHTCGGHCCDGAQPPLSSERIAIILKGGDFAHCIGKDGYRFVRSKENGECTLQKNGRCQIHAIKPETCRAGPFTFDVKGDTIEIFLKFESICPIVRLLKDVPEAYEQQYNQAVTHITHLVAHLPQDELDVICQIEEPETELVAKIPRQYL, encoded by the coding sequence ATGACCGACAACTGGCTTTTGAAGGCAGAAGAGATCTGCCACACCTGCGGGGGGCACTGCTGCGACGGCGCACAGCCCCCGCTGAGTTCCGAACGTATTGCAATCATCCTGAAAGGAGGCGACTTTGCCCACTGTATTGGAAAAGACGGGTACCGCTTTGTCCGGTCAAAGGAGAACGGGGAGTGCACCCTGCAGAAGAACGGCAGGTGTCAGATCCATGCCATCAAACCGGAGACCTGCCGGGCAGGCCCGTTCACGTTTGATGTGAAAGGGGATACGATCGAGATATTCCTCAAGTTCGAGAGCATCTGCCCCATTGTCCGCCTTCTCAAGGATGTGCCGGAAGCCTATGAACAGCAATACAATCAGGCAGTCACCCACATCACGCACCTGGTAGCACACCTCCCGCAGGATGAACTGGATGTCATCTGCCAAATCGAAGAGCCGGAGACCGAGCTCGTTGCGAAGATCCCGCGACAATATCTCTGA
- a CDS encoding RimK-like ATPgrasp N-terminal domain-containing protein, whose translation MNNRPGEYPQACNLMEGEVVFSCVPLVPHAEYEPAAGPGSAGLLPKKHTSRLSAKKEQALLKDSQVAIWRDGTVHIISESYFYKTEPYYTILRHELEGKEVRPASHAVLDAYVVPVCLERADLAGIPICDWEISQGYAPLPSILYGLNYFATTSDYFVVSDNEKAKEAIKHITNKGKYPFCYQKLPDNAEIRHCISVFGRTTTGSEAINAIARDVYSLFAMPLVTIVMVQSENQFRLSSLSPTKYTRMSAEERALLNAYISHQEFL comes from the coding sequence ATGAACAATAGACCGGGTGAATACCCCCAGGCCTGCAACCTGATGGAAGGGGAAGTTGTCTTCTCCTGCGTCCCGCTCGTCCCCCACGCGGAGTACGAACCTGCGGCCGGTCCCGGATCGGCCGGTCTCCTGCCAAAGAAACATACCAGCCGGCTGTCAGCAAAAAAAGAGCAGGCGCTTCTCAAGGACTCGCAGGTCGCCATCTGGCGGGACGGCACGGTCCATATCATCAGCGAGAGTTACTTTTACAAAACTGAGCCGTATTACACCATCCTCCGGCACGAGCTGGAAGGAAAGGAGGTCCGGCCCGCAAGCCACGCGGTGCTCGATGCCTATGTGGTACCGGTCTGCCTTGAGCGGGCAGACCTTGCCGGCATCCCGATCTGCGACTGGGAGATCTCGCAGGGTTACGCCCCCCTCCCCTCCATCCTGTACGGCCTGAACTACTTTGCCACAACCTCCGATTACTTTGTGGTAAGCGACAACGAGAAAGCAAAGGAAGCGATCAAGCACATCACCAACAAGGGCAAGTACCCGTTCTGTTACCAGAAACTTCCCGACAATGCCGAGATCCGGCACTGCATCTCGGTCTTCGGCAGGACCACAACGGGATCCGAAGCCATCAATGCCATTGCCCGGGATGTGTACAGCCTCTTTGCCATGCCGCTTGTAACAATCGTGATGGTGCAGAGCGAAAACCAGTTCCGGCTCTCGTCACTCTCCCCGACAAAGTACACGCGCATGTCTGCTGAAGAACGGGCGCTTCTGAATGCCTATATCTCCCACCAGGAATTCCTATGA